One Euphorbia lathyris chromosome 1, ddEupLath1.1, whole genome shotgun sequence DNA segment encodes these proteins:
- the LOC136207259 gene encoding small ribosomal subunit protein uS19m-like produces the protein MWASVRRKVLSGSPSAFLGLELSLANTRSILEPLSRPYSINLKETSLFGIGSSSLENVNSHGCRGFPIGLEPTRRLFSSDIHTTSNEGDTRVRKNVATRLPFVDAFLLKIKKKPDLLANKKIWSRRSVILPEFVGQTVRIYNGKTFVRCKITETKVGHRFGEFAYTRKRRHLRTSSSAAVKKKTKK, from the exons ATGTGGGCAAGTGTAAGGCGAAAAGTACTCTCCGGAAGTCCCTCAGCGTTTTTG GGTTTAGAGCTGTCATTGGCCAATACTCGATCTATATTGGAGCCATTATCACGTCCTTACTCTATCAACCTCAAAGAG ACATCGCTTTTTGGAATTGGATCAAGTAGCTTGGAAAATGTAAATTCCCATGGTTGTAGAG GCTTTCCAATTGGTTTGGAGCCCACGAG GAGGTTATTTTCTTCAGATATTCATACAACTTCTAACGAAGGGGATACTAGA GTGAGGAAGAATGTAGCAACAAGACTTCCTTTCGTGGATGCATTCCTgttaaaaataaagaagaaaccTGATCTCCTTGCTAATAAGAAAATATGGTCACGGAGATCAGTTATTTTACCAGAATTTGTAGGACAAACTGTAcgaatttacaatggaaaaaccTTTGTTCGGTGTAAGATCACAGAAACAAAGGTGGGTCATAGGTTTGGAGAATTTGCTTACACACGGAAGCGAAGACATCTAAGAACAAGTAGCAGCGCTGCTGTAAAAAAGAAGACTAAAAAGTAG
- the LOC136207269 gene encoding probable RNA 3'-terminal phosphate cyclase-like protein, which translates to MGKISYKRLKGSQNLRQRLLLATLSATPLLIEDIRAEWTVPGLRPHEISFLRLLERISDDCLIEINETGTKFKYKPGIVMGGKHHVHDCGVSRSIGYFLEPLIVLGLFAKKPLIIKLKGITNDSKDPSVDTFRSTTLPMLKQFGVPEGLGLKIESRGVPPHGGGEVVLSVPIVQSLTAVTWIDEGMVKRIRGVTFSTKVSSQFENTMIHAARGIFNRLLPDVHIFTDHKAGSQAGNSRGYGISLVAETTSGCFISVDTAVHAPVTDEMDDEKKDLRPPEAVGVEIALLLLKEIEQGGVVDSAHQGLLFLLCAICPQDVSKVRVGELSRYGIETLRQIRDFLGVKFVIKPDPSTGTRILRCVGCGLKNLSRKIS; encoded by the exons ATGGGGAAGATAAGTTATAAGAGATTGAAAGGCAGCCAAAACCTTCGCCAGAGATTACTTTTAGCAACCCTCTCTGCCACTCCTCTTCTCATTGAAGACATTCGTGCTGAATGGACTGTACCGGGCCTCCGCCCCCATGAGATCTCTTTCCTCCGCCTACTTGAGAGGATCTCTGATGATTGCCTTATTGAAATCAATGAAACCG GCACAAAGTTCAAATACAAGCCTGGGATTGTGATGGGTGGGAAACATCATGTCCATGATTGTGGTGTTAGTCGATCAATTGGTTATTTCCTGGAGCCACTCATTGTTCTCGGGTTGTTTGCCAAGAAACCCCTTATCATAAAACTCAAAG GAAttacaaatgattctaaagaCCCATCTGTTGACACTTTTCGATCTACTACCTTGCCCATGTTGAAGCAATTTGGAGTTCCTGAAGGATTGGGGCTGAAGATAGAGAGTCGTGGAGTTCCGCCTCATGGCGGTGGGGAAGTTGTTTTATCAGTACCAATTGTTCAAAGTCTAACG GCAGTTACCTGGATTGATGAAGGAATGGTTAAAAGGATTAGAGGGGTCACTTTCTCTACCAAAGTGTCTTCTCAGTTTGAAAATACCATGATTCATGCTGCCCGTGGAATTTTTAACCGTTTGCTCCCTGATGTTCACATATTTACTGACCATAAAGCTGGGTCACAGGCTGGAAA TTCACGCGGTTATGGAATTTCATTAGTTGCCGAAACTACTTCTGGTTGCTTCATTTCTGTCGACACAGCAGTTCATGCACCGGTTACCGATGAAATGGATGATGAAAAGAAAGATCTGCGGCCTCCAGAGGCTGTTGGTGTGGAaattgcccttcttcttcttaaagAAATTGAGCAAGGGGGAGTTGTGGATTCAGCGCATCAG GGTTTACTATTTCTTCTTTGTGCAATATGTCCTCAAGACGTGTCGAAAGTTCGTGTTGGAGAGCTCTCACGTTATGGGATAGAAACTCTGAGACAAATCAGAGATTTTCTGGGGGTTAAGTTTGTTATTAAGCCAGACCCATCAACTGGGACAAGGATTCTGAGATGCGTGGGATGTGGGTTGAAGAACCTTTCTAGAAAGATTTCATGA